The following proteins come from a genomic window of Lycium ferocissimum isolate CSIRO_LF1 chromosome 4, AGI_CSIRO_Lferr_CH_V1, whole genome shotgun sequence:
- the LOC132054185 gene encoding uncharacterized protein LOC132054185: MHKAMITGDIPPKQVANNKKQNSKKAIRGKSVPPTGVGGDDYQVETQMDTEQLPSLKLTKVIGGQELVISIVYANTDRATKVTLWNDLLHISNIINLPWLVRGDFNVLMDEIEKFRELEMPFVEVEDFNQCINMCQLTNLGFKGSMYTWWNGRSDEQCIFKRLDKCLANQGLQDMYPNIEVEHLIKQGSDYSPLLINCKEESRVIKKSFRFLNFWIKHPTFLDVVKDNLIDTLEEVVEVHEQEFEENPSGANRERLQRVQAELIKFYAVEEQFWKQKSGMQWFMDGDRNTTFFHAHVQGKRKKLYITCTNLVSLPKKNEVLAFSYLRPISLSNFISKVFSRIIHERLVKLLPNIISPQQTGFVKGRSIVENIFLVQEIEHDIRIRRKPTNTVIKLDMAKAYDRMIMETLTDYEKISRQKINKDKSVLYLHHSVSQTVANDVVEKTSIPRKDLPFTYLGVPIYYGRRRICHFKEIIEKIQRRLSLWTGKLLPIGGSTTLVKHVFQSMPIHLLSACDPPSGVFAQIHRLLAKFF, encoded by the exons ATGCACAAAGCTATGATCACAGGAGATATACCACCAAAGCAAGTTGCAAACAACAAGAAGCAGAACAGCAAAAAAGCAATCAGAGGTAAAAGTGTACCGCCAACAGGGGTTGGAG GTGATGATTACCAGGTGGAGACCCAAATGGATACAGAGCAGTTGCCCTCCCTGAAACTTACAAAAGTGATTGGAGGTCAAGAATTGGTAATTTCTATAGTATATGCCAACACAGATAGGGCAACTAAAGTTACTCTATGGAATGATCTTCTTCATATTTCAAATATTATTAACTTACCTTGGTTAGTTAGGGGTGATTTTAATGTTCTAATGGATGAAATAGAGAAATTTAGAGAGTTAGAGATGCCTTTTGTGGAAGTGGAGGATTTCAATCAGTGTATTAATATGTGTCAGCTTACAAATTTGGGGTTTAAAGGTAGTATGTACACATGGTGGAATGGTAGATCAGATGAGCAATGCATTTTTAAGAGGCTAGACAAATGTTTAGCTAATCAGGGATTGCAGGATATGTACCCAAACATTGAAGTGGAGCACCTCATTAAGCAGGGATCAGATTATTCACCTTTGCTGATAAATTGTAAGGAGGAGAGCAGGGTAATCAAAAAGTCATTCAGGTTTTTGAATTTCTGGATTAAGCATCCTACTTTTCTAGATGTGGTGAAGGATAATTTG ATTGACACTTTAGAAGAGGTAGTTGAAGTTCATGAACAGGAATTTGAGGAAAATCCTTCTGGGGCCAATAGAGAGAGGTTACAAAGGGTGCAAGCTGAACTTATCAAATTCTATGCAGTAGAGGAGCAGTTTTGGAAGCAGAAGTCGGGAATGCAATGGTTCATGGATGGAGACAGAAATACTACTTTTTTTCACGCTCATGTCCAAGGCAAAAGAAAGAAGCT ATACATTACTTGCACTAATTTAGTGTCATTACCTAAGAAGAATGAAGTGCTTGCATTTTCATATTTGAGGCCTATAAGCTTGAGTAACTTCATTAGCAAAGTTTTCTCCAGGATTATTCATGAGAGATTGGTAAAGTTGTTACCAAATATTATCTCACCTCAGCAGACAGGTTTTGTCAAAGGAAGGAGCattgtggaaaatattttccttgttcAGGAAATTGAACATGATATCAGAATTAGGCGTAAACCTACCAACACAGTTATTAAACTGGATATGGCAAAGGCTTATGACAGG ATGATCATGGAAACTTTGACTGATTATGAGAAGATTAGTCGCCAAAAAATCAATAAAGATAAGAGTGTTTTATACTTACATCACTCTGTATCACAGACAGTGGCCAACGATGTGGTTGAGAAGACAAGTATTCCTAGAAAAGATTTACCTTTTACTTATCTAGGAGTACCAATATACTATGGCAGGAGGAGGATTTGTCACTTTAAGGAGATCATTGAAAAGATACAGAGAAGGCTAAGCTTATGGACAGGCAAACTTTTACCTATAGGGGGAAGCACTACTCTGGTTAAGCATGTCTTTCAGAGCATGCCAATACACTTATTGTCAGCATGTGACCCACCTTCAGGAGTATTTGCTCAAATTCATAGATTATTGGCTAAGTTTTTCTAG